The Pirellulales bacterium genomic interval AGCCCAACACGGCATGTGCCGTAGGTGAGAGGTTGAATACTGCCGGCATGATGTCGACCTGGCCGTAGGCAGTAGCCGCCTGGAAAACCGCCTGCACGGCAACGGCGTAGGCGGTCATCGCGAGAATGCGGGTCGAGGCGCGGCGCAGTGCAGTGCCTCGGAATGAGAACACGGACTTCACCCAGTTCTTACGGTCGTACTCAATCATGGCTGCGTGGTTCTACCGATGTCGTACCCGACCTGACGTTAACCTTTCCCCGAATCCAATCTCGCTGATCCTACCTTGCGGTGGTTATTGCAGGCAACCGTGGCTTACCACCGGTTGCGGGTTTTTGGCTACTTCCCCTGGCCGTTACCTAGCACACATGCTGCCGCTTCTGGATGGGAACGGTCTTTGGCGCCGTTTCTGGGATGGCATCGATCTGTTTCAATCCGGCTATCACATCTTGGGCGAACTTTTCTGCCAGATCGCGGCTGAAGTTCTCCTTGACTACGGCGCGCAATACGTGCGTTTCCTGCGCATTGGCCGGCAGCGGATAGGCCGGCACAATCCAGCCACGTTGTCGCAGGGCATCCGACAAGTGATAGAGAGTTTTAGGCGATGCGTCCCGGTCTTTCAACTTCACGACAACCACGGGCAGGTATTTCGACTGGTTCAACAGTTCGAACCTTCCGGTATCGAGTAGCTTTTTCTCAAGATAACGAGCATTGCTCATTATGTTCTCAATCACCTGCCGATAGCCCGTGCGACCAAGCCGTAAAAAGTTGTAGTACTGAAGCAGGATTTGGCTACTTGGCTTGGAAAAATTCAGACTGTAGTTGAACATCTCGCCGCCGAGATACGTGATTTTGTAGATCAATTCGGATGGCACGACGTGCTCGTCGCGAAATACTACGCTTCCCATGCCCGGGTAAATTAAGCCGAACTTATGATTCGAGGCGTTGATCGAACGGACGTGGTCCAATCGGAAATCCCAGGCAAGATCCGGATAAGCGAAAGGGGCCACGAAGCCGCCGCTGGCTCCGTCGACGTGAATTGGGATGTCCCAGCCATTTTGCCGTTTGATTTTCTTGAGCAGCGTATTGATCTCGCCAATTTCGTCGATCTGGCCTGTGAACGTGGTGCCAAGGATGCAGCCCACGGCGGTGGTATTTTCGTCGATGTGGGCGGCCACTTTCTCAGCCGTTAGAATATGGCAGTCGGGCTCGAGCGGTACGATTCGCGCCTCGACGTCGAAGTAGAGGGCGAACTTCTCCCAGCAGGTATGCACGTCGGCCCCGAATACGACATTGGGCCGATCCACATGCTTTCCCTCGGCAATCCGTCTCTTGCGCCAGGCCCATTTATGCGCCAGCAATCCGAGCATGATCGCCTCGCTCGAGCCGACCGTGGCAGTGCCCATCGGCCGGGCGTCCTTGGGTGCGTGGAAGAGTCGCGCCAGCATGCTGATGACGCGCTGGTGGATTTCGTCAGTCTGCGGATACTCGTCTTGATCAATTAGGTTTTTATTGGCGGTGTCTGCCAGCAGCCGTTCGGCCTGTGGCTCCATCCAGGTAGTGACAAAGCTGGCTAGATTCATGACGGGATTGCCGTCCAGATTCATTTCGTCGCGGACCAATTGCAGTGCCACATCGGCCGGCAAGCCATCCTCGGGAATGGCGTATTTTGGTATCGGGCGCACGAAGCTGCGCGACGCATATGCCGGCGCCAACTCTTCTTCGCTGTGGTGCTTGAGCGGTTTCATAAGATTTCTGTGGTCTAGGGTAGGCCGTTCCCCAGGTTGATAATTGCAATCTAAGTTGCGTTATCCGCTTTCGGACGAATGTCTATGAGGATGCGCACGCGCCGGCAGTTCGGAAAATCTATTTCGCCGCGCGACGGTGTGCCTACGTCACTCCTCGGGCTTGAAGGAGACTTGCTGGGCTACGCCATTTTCAACCACCAGTGCCGTCGACTCGGACACTCTTTCCCAATGCTCGCTGATGCCGTCCAGCGGTTCGGACAGAATTAAGAGGCCGTCCGCGGGTAAGTCCTCGGTTTTGCCGCCTACTTCGTGCAGGGCGTGCAGATTGCGGCTGTGGTAAAGGCTGGGGGAGCGATGGTCGCTCGAATATCGTACCGCGACAATCCGCTTGCCGTCGGCCACAGCCACGGTCATGTAAAGACCGTCTTGGACATGGTGTGCACGGCGGACGCGTTCGATCGTGCCGACCATCAGTGCCAGCGCTCGTAGAGGATCCTTGGCAAGTCCATAGGTTACCGCCAGATAGAGCATGGTCTCGCTGTCCGTTGAGCCGCGCATCTGAGGAAACAACTCTGGCGCGATCGCCATTTGCAAATCACGCTTTAGCTTGTCGAAGCCGCCGATTTCGCCATTGTGCTGGAAAAGATAGTGTTGATGTCGGAAAGGATGGCAATTCGTGCGCTGGATCGCAGTGCCGCTAGTCGCCCGCACGTGTGCCAGGATCATGTGCGAGCGGACTTGTGCGGCTAGGTTCTGAAAATTATCGTCGTTCCAGGCCGGCTGCGTGTCATGGTAGACACCAGGCCAGGGGCGGCTGCCATACCAACCCAGCCCGAAGCCATCACCATTGACGGTGTAGATCGATCGCTGGGCGTGCTGGCTCTGCGCGACCAGCGAGTACTGCGGCTTGAACAGCAGGGTGTCGGCAAAGACTGGCGATCCGGCGTAACACAGCCAGCGGCACATGAGATTAGCTCGGATTTGTGAATGCAACACGATGAATTAACACGCGAGCGATAGTGTGGGCACCTAACAGCTGCGCCGGTCTCTCGTCATTGATCATTTCGCGAACATCATTTTTTCAAAAACTTCACGCATACGGGACGTGGAATCTCGACCGAGTGGTTGGTCGGTTCTAGCTTTCCACTAGCCTGATCTATGCGAAATACATTGATGGTATCTGAGTCCTGATTGGCTGCCAGCAAGAACTTGCCGTCGGGATCGATGCCAAAATTGCGGGGGG includes:
- a CDS encoding glutamate decarboxylase: MKPLKHHSEEELAPAYASRSFVRPIPKYAIPEDGLPADVALQLVRDEMNLDGNPVMNLASFVTTWMEPQAERLLADTANKNLIDQDEYPQTDEIHQRVISMLARLFHAPKDARPMGTATVGSSEAIMLGLLAHKWAWRKRRIAEGKHVDRPNVVFGADVHTCWEKFALYFDVEARIVPLEPDCHILTAEKVAAHIDENTTAVGCILGTTFTGQIDEIGEINTLLKKIKRQNGWDIPIHVDGASGGFVAPFAYPDLAWDFRLDHVRSINASNHKFGLIYPGMGSVVFRDEHVVPSELIYKITYLGGEMFNYSLNFSKPSSQILLQYYNFLRLGRTGYRQVIENIMSNARYLEKKLLDTGRFELLNQSKYLPVVVVKLKDRDASPKTLYHLSDALRQRGWIVPAYPLPANAQETHVLRAVVKENFSRDLAEKFAQDVIAGLKQIDAIPETAPKTVPIQKRQHVC
- a CDS encoding class II glutamine amidotransferase translates to MCRWLCYAGSPVFADTLLFKPQYSLVAQSQHAQRSIYTVNGDGFGLGWYGSRPWPGVYHDTQPAWNDDNFQNLAAQVRSHMILAHVRATSGTAIQRTNCHPFRHQHYLFQHNGEIGGFDKLKRDLQMAIAPELFPQMRGSTDSETMLYLAVTYGLAKDPLRALALMVGTIERVRRAHHVQDGLYMTVAVADGKRIVAVRYSSDHRSPSLYHSRNLHALHEVGGKTEDLPADGLLILSEPLDGISEHWERVSESTALVVENGVAQQVSFKPEE